The stretch of DNA GCCGCCGCGGCGCTGGGGGTCCCCGCCACAGTGTTCGTACCGGAGAACGCGCCGCGCGTTAAGGTCGAACGCCTCCTGGCGTACAGGGCGACTGTCCGGCAGGTTGGCGCGGAGTACATCGAGGCCTACGGTGCTGCAATGGAATACGTCGGGCGGAGCGGCGCCCTGTTCTGCCACGCCTACGACCAGCCCGAGATCGCCGCGGGAGCCGGGACCATCGCCGAAGAGATTCTCCAGGACGAACCCGGCATCGACACCATCGTCGTCGCCGTCGGCGGTGGCGGCTTGTACGCGGGCCTGGCCGCGGCGGCGGCAGGCAGGGCAAGGATCGTCGCCGTCGAGCCCTTCACCATCCCGACCCTGCACGCGGCACTGGAAGCAGGCCGGCCCGTCGACGTGGCCGTTTCCGGGATCGCCGCGGACTCCCTGGGAGCGCGGCGGGTGGGTGAGATCGCGTTCAGCATGGCTTCACAGGACCCGCCAACCTCAGTACTGGTGCCTGATGAGGCAATCATTGCCGCTCGGGCACAGCTGTGGAGCGAGTACCGTATCCCCGCCGAGTACGGGGCCGCGACGGCTTTCGCGGCACTCACCGCCGGGGCCTACGTTGCCCAGGACGACGAGCGCGTGGCCGTTATCATCTGCGGAGCGAATACCGATCCGCGCACCCTCGGCAGCACCGCCTAGGTACCGGGCCGAGCGGCGGGAGACTTAGCGTTCAGGCGCCCTGGGGCTTATCCGCCTGCTCCAGCGTGTCCGCATGCCGATGAGCCACCTTCCACTCGCCTTCCTCGCGGCGGTAAAT from Arthrobacter sp. B3I9 encodes:
- a CDS encoding threonine/serine dehydratase, whose protein sequence is MIRRNDVLSAEKRIRSYVRRTPLLRGGSASAPLWFKCEFLQHTGVFKARGAFNRQLAALERGELDPDVGIVAASGGNAGLANAYAAAALGVPATVFVPENAPRVKVERLLAYRATVRQVGAEYIEAYGAAMEYVGRSGALFCHAYDQPEIAAGAGTIAEEILQDEPGIDTIVVAVGGGGLYAGLAAAAAGRARIVAVEPFTIPTLHAALEAGRPVDVAVSGIAADSLGARRVGEIAFSMASQDPPTSVLVPDEAIIAARAQLWSEYRIPAEYGAATAFAALTAGAYVAQDDERVAVIICGANTDPRTLGSTA